Genomic window (Chondrocystis sp. NIES-4102):
ATAGCTATAAAACTACGTCGAGAATATTTGTTTATTTTTACTTGTCTATTCATAAAAATTTATAAACTCATTTATCTAGAAATCAAGATATTTTAGATTTCTTATAATACAGTTTTTGCTATTTATTCTCAATAAGCTTTTTGGCAAATTTTTATAATACTCAACAATCAACTACTGCTTTATTCTTTATGCCTAGAATGCTTTCAATCTAGCTAATTTTCTGTAAAGGAAATCCTAAACTTTCCCTTTGTTCCAAGTACAATTGTGCTACTTTTCTCGCAAGATTACGAATTCGGCTAATGTAACGAGTTCTTTCCGTAACAGCTATCACACCTCTAGCATCAAGCAAATTAAAACAGTGAGAACATTTAAGTACGTAGTCCAAACTGGGCATAACTAAACCCCTATTTATTAGTTGTACGGCCTCTTTTTCATATAATCCAAACAAACTAAATAAAAGCTCCGTATCTGAAACTTCAAAATTATAAGTACATTGTTCTATTTCGCTTTGAAGAAAAATATCACCATAACTAATAGAGTCGTTCCATTTTATTTTGGTGATGGCATCCACATTTTGTAAATACATAGCTAATCTTTCTAAACCATATGTAATTTCAATCGAAACAGGTTGACAATCAATTCCGCCACATTGCTGAAAATATGTAAACTGTGTCACCTCCATTCCATCCAGCCAAACTTCCCAGCCAGAACCCCAAGCACCAACCGCAGCATCTTCCCAATTATCTTCAACAAAACGAATGTCATGGTCTTCAGCATTAATATTTAAAGCTTTTAAAGAATCTAAATAAATCTCCTGAATGTTGTTAGGCGATGGTTTTATCAATACTTGATACTGATAATAATGTTGATTTCGGTTAGGATTTTCCCCGTATCTGCCATCAGATGGTCTTCTACAAGGCTCAATATAAGCTACTGACCAGGGTTCAGGGCCTAACGCTCTTAAAAATGTATGGGGATTTTTTGTACCCGCACCTTTTTCAACATCATACGGTTGAACAATTAAGCAACCACGCGCACTCCAAAAATTATTTAAAGTAGCAACTATTTCTTGAAAAGTTAGAGACATAAAAATATATCCATTGAAATTTGATTTAAATATTGCTTCAAAAACTATATTACGACCTAGTTTGAGAAGAGAGGAAATTTTTTTCCAATAAAAGGGTTGACAATCGGGGGGGATAAAAGTATATTGGTAAATGCGCGGTTGAGAGGGGAGACCTCGAAACAGCAGCCCGAACCTAGACAAAGCAATAGTTTGACGAATTTTTCAAGCCAAGTAAAAAGCTTTTTTCAACTTGAATAAATAAAAAATAAAGTAGAGAAACAAGAGTCGAAAAGTCAAATAAAACTTGATGGAAGTAGATTCATCATGGAGAGTTTGATCCTGGCTCAGGATGAACGCTGGCGGTATGCCTAACACATGCAAGTCGAACGATGTTTTCGGACATAGTGGCGGACGGGTGAGTAACGCGTGAGAATCTGCCTTCAGGATGGGGATAACAGTGGGAAATCGCTGCTAAAACCCAATGAGCCGAGAGGTAAAATATTTATAGCCTGAAGAGGAGCTCGCGTCCGATTAGTTAGTTGGTGTGGTAAGAGCATACCAAGAC
Coding sequences:
- a CDS encoding glycyl-tRNA synthetase subunit alpha, whose amino-acid sequence is MSLTFQEIVATLNNFWSARGCLIVQPYDVEKGAGTKNPHTFLRALGPEPWSVAYIEPCRRPSDGRYGENPNRNQHYYQYQVLIKPSPNNIQEIYLDSLKALNINAEDHDIRFVEDNWEDAAVGAWGSGWEVWLDGMEVTQFTYFQQCGGIDCQPVSIEITYGLERLAMYLQNVDAITKIKWNDSISYGDIFLQSEIEQCTYNFEVSDTELLFSLFGLYEKEAVQLINRGLVMPSLDYVLKCSHCFNLLDARGVIAVTERTRYISRIRNLARKVAQLYLEQRESLGFPLQKIS